The proteins below are encoded in one region of Brassica napus cultivar Da-Ae chromosome A6, Da-Ae, whole genome shotgun sequence:
- the LOC106347954 gene encoding uncharacterized protein LOC106347954: protein MASFEGFEPVFGEVVPERSDPGSGLLRRCLFHVYASDSLHLTVHVTDFISGAWETILSVSQLDDMRDSVGIGGSWSEFLDYTVASLKSENVKLLLGDHSVSKGVESARLVSQKAKGMPRIVVTLTKMAESSASEAMATLSLELFRSFKRKQHLQGEMSTSAAANDEKDKMDSTHNQLDVMAPSTDHRQDSPAKQSAREANTIKPSKRVPAHRRTRKRGALLQDSDEEDG from the exons ATGGCGAGTTTCGAGGGATTCGAACCCGTATTCGGAGAAGTCGTACCCGAGCGTTCGGATCCGGGTTCGGGTCTACTCCGGCGGTGTCTCTTCCACGTCTACGCTTCCGATTCGTTACACCTCACCGTCCATGTGACGGACTTTATATCCGGCGCCTGGGAGACGATCCTCTCCGTCTCGCAGCTAGACGATATG agggaTAGTGTGGGCATTGGTGGCTCGTGGTCTGAGTTCCTTGATTACACTGTCGCTTCTTTGAAATCCGAAAACGTGAAGCTTCTACTTGGTGATCATTCTGTTTCAAAAG GTGTAGAGAGTGCGAGATTAGTTTCTCAGAAGGCCAAAGGAATGCCTCGCATAGTAGTTACTCTAACGAAGATGGCTGAATCATCTGCTAGTGAGGCGATGGCAACTCTGTCTCTCGAGTTGTTCAGATCATTCAAGAGAAAGCAACACTtacaag GGGAAATGAGCACTTCAGCTGCGGCAAACGATGAAAAG GATAAGATGGACTCTACCCATAACCAACTAGATGTTATGGCTCCATCAACAGATCACCGGCAAGACTCTCCCG CCAAGCAATCTGCCCGAGAAGCTAATACAATTAAGCCTTCTAAACGAGTACCTGCTCACCGGAG AACCCGTAAACGAGGTGCTCTTCTGCAGGACTCGGATGAAGAGGACGGCTAA
- the LOC106348091 gene encoding SAL1 phosphatase-like, with amino-acid sequence MSSINCFRTAKAPLHTFASVSRFRYSPNPIVSVLRRKSSPSFVTLRVVSSMAYEKELDAAKKAASLAARLCQKVQKALLQSDVQSKSDKSPVTVADYGSQAVVSLVLERELTSEPFSLVAEEDSADLRKDGSEDILQRITKLVNDTLATEDLTKAIDSTLTTDDLLRAIDCGTSEGGPNGRHWVLDPIDGTKGFLRGDQYAVALGLLEEGKVVLGVLACPNLPLTSIAGNKNSSSSDEIGCLFFATIGSGTYMQPLDSKSEPVKVHVSSVENPEEASFFESFEGAHSLHDLSSSIASKLGVKAPPVRIDSQAKYGALSRGDGAIYLRFPHKGYREKIWDHVAGAIVVTEAGGIVTDAGGKPLDFSKGKYLDLDTGIIVANEKLMPLLLKAVRDSIAEQEKASSSL; translated from the exons ATGTCATCTATAAATTGCTTTCGAACAGCAAAGGCACCGCTTCACACATTCGCATCAGTTTCGAGATTCAGATATTCACCGAACCCTATCGTTTCTGTATTGAGAAGGAAGTCGTCTCCTTCGTTTGTTACTCTAAGAGTAGTCTCATCCATGGCTTACGAGAAAGAGCTTGACGCTGCTAAGAAAGCTGCTTCCCTCGCAGCTCGTCTCTGTCAG AAAGTTCAAAAGGCTTTGTTGCAATCGGATGTTCAATCAAAATCTGATAAAAGTCCAGTCACCGTTGCTGATTATG GTTCACAAGCAGTTGTTAGCTTAGTCTTGGAAAGGGAACTCACTTCTGAACCCTTTTCATTGGTCGCTGAAGAG GACTCAGCGGATCTACGCAAGGATGGTTCTGAGGATATTCTTCAGCGCATCACGAAACTCGTTAACGACACTTTGGCTACTGAGGATCTAACCAAAGCCATTGACTCTACTTTAACCACAGATGATCTACTCAGAGCCATTGACTGTGGCACATCTGAAGGTGGTCCTAATGGTCGCCACTGGGTCTTGGATCCTATTGATGGCACCAAAGG atttttgaggGGAGATCAGTACGCGGTAGCACTAGGATTGCTCGAGGAAGGGAAAGTAGTTTTAGGTGTGCTTGCTTGTCCAAACTTGCCATTAACATCCATAGCAGGAAACaagaactcttcttcttcagacgaAATCGGATGCCTCTTCTTTGCTACGATTGGTTCAGGGACATACATGCAGCCCTTAGACTCGAAATCCGAACCAGTCAAAGTACATGTATCTAGCGTTGAGAATCCTGAAGAGGCATCCTTCTTCGAGTCATTTGAAGGAGCTCACTCTCTTCACGACTTATCCAGCTCCATTGCCAGT AAACTTGGTGTCAAAGCGCCACCTGTCAGGATAGATAGCCAGGCAAAGTATGGAGCTTTGTCTAGAGGAGATGGTGCTATATACTTAAGGTTTCCTCATAAAGGTTACCGTGAAAAGATTTGGGACCATGTCGCTGGTGCTATTGTTGTTACTG AGGCAGGTGGAATCGTGACGGATGCAGGTGGAAAGCCATTGGATTTCTCGAAAGGGAAGTATCTTGATTTGGACACTGGCATCATCGTTGCTAATGAGAAGCTTATGCCTCTGCTTTTGAAAGCAGTTCGTGACTCCATTGCCGAGCAAGAGAaagcttcttcatctctctgA
- the LOC106348090 gene encoding probable SAL3 phosphatase, producing MSYDEMLAAAKKAVSLAARLSNEVRKSLLVSDVWNKSDDSPVTVADYGSQAVVSIVLERELKNEPVSLVAEEDSAELRKVAAETVLARITELVKDTLATDESYAASPLSSDDVLTAIDSGKSEGGPKGRHWVLDPIGGTRGFIRGEQYAIGLALLVEGKVVLGVMACPKLPLASTAAGINANKSSPEKVGCLFFGAVGTGAYVQSLNALDSPPVKVEVSSNDDPAKASFFESYHTPVPIHNTIATKLGIKESPIKINSQTKYAALSRGDGEVYLRFTRKARPESIWNHAAGSILVSEAGGKVTDAAGNPLDFSKGKYLDYKRGIVVTTQKLLPRLLKAVRESLKEEEEEEEKAASLKLH from the exons ATGTCTTATGATGAGATGCTTGCTGCTGCGAAGAAAGCCGTCTCTCTCGCTGCTCGCCTAAGCAAC GAAGTGAGGAAATCTCTGTTGGTGTCTGACGTCTGGAACAAATCAGATGATAGTCCTGTCACTGTTGCTGATTATG GGTCTCAAGCTGTGGTTAGCATTGTTCTTGAAAGGGAGCTTAAGAATGAACCTGTCTCATTAGTGGCTGAAGAG GATTCTGCTGAGCTTAGGAAAGTTGCTGCTGAGACAGTTTTGGCACGTATTACAGAGCTTGTTAAAGATACTCTTGCCACTGATGAATCCTACGCTGCTTCTCCTTTGTCTTCCGATGATGTCCTCACCGCCATTGACTCTGGCAAATCAGAAGGAGGTCCTAAGGGTCGCCATTGGGTCTTGGATCCTATTGGTGGCACCAGAGG ATTTATAAGAGGAGAACAGTATGCAATAGGATTAGCATTGCTGGTGGAAGGCAAAGTAGTGCTTGGTGTAATGGCTTGTCCCAAGCTTCCTTTGGCTTCTACTGCTGCTGGTATTAACGCAAACAAGTCTTCACCTGAGAAAGTGGGTTGCCTTTTCTTTGGCGCGGTTGGCACTGGGGCTTATGTCCAGTCACTCAATGCTCTCGACTCTCCTCCTGTCAAG GTGGAGGTAAGTAGCAATGATGATCCGGCTAAAGCGAGTTTCTTTGAGTCATACCACACACCTGTCCCTATCCATAACACCATTGCTACG AAACTGGGGATAAAGGAATCACCAATTAAGATCAACAGTCAGACAAAGTATGCAGCTTTATCTAGAGGTGATGGAGAGGTGTACTTGAGGTTCACCCGCAAAGCTAGACCCGAATCAATATGGAATCACGCCGCTGGATCAATCCTAGTTTCAG aagctggaggcaaagtgaCTGATGCAGCAGGGAATCCATTGGATTTTTCGAAAGGGAAGTATCTTGATTACAAGAGAGGTATCGTTGTTACGACGCAGAAACTGTTGCCAAGGCTTTTGAAAGCGGTGAGGGAATCACttaaagaagaggaagaggaagaagagaaagctGCTTCTTTGAAACTTCACTGA
- the LOC106348085 gene encoding protein trichome birefringence-like 14 isoform X2 translates to MLGGKSYILRGSVSLALVTLILLVITLLVSEDNPLHTSLFDVKRQFTASSSSVCNFAKGKWVKHKNRPLYSGFECKQWLSTMWSCRVMGRPDFSFEGYRWQPQGCNMPHFDRFTFLKRMQNKTIAFIGDSLGRQQFQSLMCMATGGEDSPEVQNVGWEYGLVKPKGAIRPDGWAYRFPTTNTTILYYWSASLSDLVPMNNTDPPRLTAMHLDRPPAFMRNYLHRFDVLVLNTGHHWNRGKIEGNHWVMHVNGTQVEGEFLKDIKEAKDFTIRSVAKWLDAQLPLHPQLKAFFRTISPRHFRNGDWNTGGNCNNTVPLSRGSEITGDADGSVDKTVESAVNGTRIKILDITALSELRDEAHISGSKLKPRKPKKVSNVTSTPPIVNDCLHWCLPGIPDTWNELFIAQI, encoded by the exons ATGCTTGGTGGTAAAAGTTACATACTCAGAGGCAGTGTATCACTTGCCTTGGTCACCCTCATCCTTTTGGTGATTACCCTCCTCGTCTCCGAGGATAACCCGCTTCATACTTCTCTCTTTGATGTTAAACGTCAGttcacagcttcttcttcttcag TTTGTAACTTTGCAAAGGGGAAATGGGTTAAACACAAGAACCGACCATTGTATTCTGGTTTTGAATGCAAACAGTGGTTGTCAACCATGTGGTCCTGTAGAGTAATGGGCAGGCCAGATTTCTCATTTGAGGGTTACAGGTGGCAACCGCAAGGTTGCAACATGCCACACTTTGATAGATTCACCTTCTTGAAAAG aaTGCAGAATAAGACGATAGCATTTATAGGAGACTCGTTGGGACGGCAACAGTTTCAGTCTCTCATGTGTATGGCCACTGGTGGTGAAGATAGCCCAGAGGTTCAAAACGTGGGATGGGAGTACGGTTTGGTGAAACCCAAAGGAGCTATTCGTCCTGATGGTTGGGCTTATCGGTTCCCCACCACAAACACAACCATCTTATACTATTGGTCAGCTAGTTTATCAGATTTAGTACCCATGAACAACACTGATCCACCTCGTCTTACTGCAATGCATCTAGACCGTCCACCAGCGTTCATGAGAAACTATCTCCACCGTTTCGACGTATTGGTTCTAAACACAGGTCACCACTGGAACAGAGGCAAGATCGAAGGAAACCACTGGGTGATGCACGTGAACGGCACACAAGTCGAAGGAGAGTTTCTCAAGGACATCAAAGAGGCTAAAGATTTCACAATACGCAGCGTTGCGAAGTGGCTAGACGCACAGCTTCCGTTGCATCCGCAGTTAAAAGCTTTCTTTAGGACGATATCTCCGAGGCATTTTAGAAACGGAGATTGGAACACAGGTGGGAACTGTAACAACACGGTTCCTTTGTCTAGAGGAAGCGAGATCACAGGGGATGCTGATGGATCGGTTGATAAGACGGTGGAGAGTGCTGTGAATGGGACAAGGATCAAGATTCTTGACATAACTGCACTCTCTGAGCTGAGAGATGAAGCTCATATCTCAGGGTCTAAACTCAAACCAAGAAAACCTAAAAAGGTTAGTAACGTGACGTCCACTCCTCCGATTGTCAACGATTGCTTGCATTGGTGCTTACCTGGGATACCTGATACTTGGAATGAACTATTCATAGCTCAGATTTAA
- the LOC106348088 gene encoding SAL2 phosphatase-like, translated as MYRQTSMNGFIYSISEYIFLKLCKMSYEKELAAAKKAVSLAARLSQGVQKTLLQSEVWTKSDRTPVTAADFGSQALVSIVLERELQPETFSLVAEEETGELRKKGSEVFLEGITKLVKDTLASEESYAYCPPLSTEDVLNAIDCGKSEGGCSGYHWVLDPIDGTRGFVRGEQYAVGLALLVEGKVVLGVMACPNLPLASVVCETDKSSKENVGCLFFATSGSGAYVQPLEGNSLPQKVGVSSNENLEEAKFLESYHKPIPLHSSIAKKLGITASPVRMDSQAKYAAVSRGDAEIYLRFTLSGHRETIWDHAPGFIITTEAGGVVCDAAGKSLDFSKGKYLAHKTGIIVTTKKLKPCVLKAVREAMEEEKLISETHNRNCTLSVYV; from the exons atgtacagaCAAACGTCTATGAATGGGTTCATATATAGCATAAGCGAATATATATTCTTGAAGCTTTGTAAAATGTCTTACGAGAAAGAGCTAGCCGCTGCAAAGAAAGCCGTTTCTCTAGCTGCTCGTCTCAGCCAA GGAGTACAGAAGACTCTGTTGCAATCCGAAGTATGGACAAAATCCGACAGAACTCCGGTTACTGCAGCTGATTTTG GGTCACAAGCTCTTGTTAGTATTGTATTAGAGAGGGAGCTCCAACCTGAAACCTTTTCATTAGTAGCAGAAGAG GAAACCGGAGAACTGCGGAAGAAGGGAAGTGAGGTGTTTCTAGAAGGTATTACGAAGCTTGTGAAAGATACTCTAGCTTCTGAGGAATCATACGCATACTGTCCTCCTCTATCCACAGAAGATGTGTTGAACGCTATAGACTGCGGTAAATCGGAAGGTGGTTGCAGTGGTTACCACTGGGTTCTTGATCCTATTGATGGAACCAGAGG ATTTGTGAGAGGAGAGCAGTACGCTGTGGGATTAGCGTTGCTTGTGGAAGGCAAGGTGGTGCTTGGTGTCATGGCTTGTCCGAATCTTCCTTTAGCTTCTGTCGTTTGTGAGACAGATAAGTCTTCCAAGGAGAATGTTGGCTGTCTTTTCTTTGCTACATCTGGTTCAGGGGCCTACGTGCAACCTCTCGAAGGCAATTCTCTGCCGCAGAAG GTAGGAGTGAGTAGCAATGAGAATCTTGAAGAAgcaaaatttttagaatcaTACCACAAACCAATTCCCCTCCATAGTTCCATTGCCAAG AAACTTGGGATCACAGCATCACCGGTAAGGATGGATAGCCAAGCAAAGTATGCAGCAGTGTCCAGAGGAGACGCAGAGATATACTTGCGCTTCACTCTCAGTGGACACCGTGAGACTATATGGGACCATGCCCCTGGTTTCATCATCACAACAG AAGCTGGAGGCGTGGTTTGCGATGCTGCAGGGAAGTCTCTGGACTTCTCGAAAGGAAAATATCTTGCCCACAAAACGGGGATCATTGTTACCACCAAGAAACTCAAGCCATGCGTTTTGAAGGCAGTCAGAGAAGCCATGGAAGAGGAGAAGCTCATTTCTGAAACGCACAACCGAAACTGTACTCTATCTGTATATGTCTGA
- the LOC106348083 gene encoding probable methyltransferase PMT26 has protein sequence MAQVRYTRLDNRRPSSNYCSTVTVVVFVALCLVGIWMMTSSYVGPAQNVDEVSLDTNDGIKKQMTPPAEEGNVQKSEEAAGETPNEEKKGDGDASFPEGDESSSKQDDQEEKTKEESTSSGEESSSKQEDQEEKKEEKIKEGPISSGDESSSKQGDQEEKKEENTKEEPTSSGDESASKQGDQEEKKDEKTKEESTSSGDESSTKQEDQEERKEETASSGETKSETEGGENKNDDSKSENGDENDLGEKKDLKDHPDEENPESKSENGFDGSDLGEKKDLKDHPDEENPDSNDNQTKPETEDNESGENQKKTTADESEKKSSDDDTEAKGDKETKTGNEGAETKTEKESTETIVEQESIAKNETSGDLSPPVAQLELLNETTAQNGSFTTQATESKNEKEAQKGSGDQVDFKWTLCNTTAGPDYIPCLDNVQAIKSLKTTKHYEHRERHCPVTPPTCLVPLPEGYKRPIEWPKSREKIWYTNVPHTKLAEYKGHQNWVKVTGEFLTFPGGGTQFKHGALHYIDFIQESVPDISWGKRSRVVLDVGCGVASFGGFLFDRDVTTMSLAPKDEHEAQVQFALERGIPAISAVMGTTRLPFPGRVFDIVHCARCRVPWHIEGGKLLLELNRVLRPGGFFVWSATPVYQKKTEDVEIWEAMTELTKKMCWELISINKDKINGVGVATYKKPTSNECYKSRSEQQPPICADSDDPNASWKVPLEACMHTAPEDTTQRGSQWPEQWPARLEKPPFWLSSSQTGVYGKAAPDDFSADYEHWKRVVTKSYLNGLGINWASVRNVMDMKAVYGGFAAALRDLKVWVMNVVPIDSPDTLAIIYERGLFGIYHDWCESFSTYPRSYDLVHADHLLSKLKQRCNLTAIVAEVDRVLRPEGTLIVRDDAKTVQEVEAMVKAMKWEVHMTYSKGKEGLLSVQKSIWRPEDVQTLTYAIAA, from the exons ATGGCACAAGTAAGGTACACTAGGTTAGATAACAGGAGGCCCTCCTCAAACTACTGTTCGACTGTGACTGTTGTTGTGTTTGTGGCCCTATGCTTAGTCGGGATCTGGATGATGACATCCTCCTATGTTGGACCCGCTCAGAACGTTGATGAGGTTTCTCTTGACACCAATGATGGGATAAAGAAACAGATGACCCCGCCTGCGGAGGAGGGTAATGTCCAGAAGTCTGAAGAGGCAGCTGGTGAAACACCTAATGAGGAAAAAAAAGGAGATGGTGATGCAAGCTTTCCTGAAGGTGATGAAAGTTCGAGCAAACAAGATGACCAGGAAGAGAAAACTAAGGAAGAGTCTACTTCATCTGGTGAAGAGAGCTCAAGCAAACAAGAGGaccaggaagagaagaaagaagagaaaattaAAGAGGGGCCTATTTCATCTGGTGATGAGAGCTCGAGCAAACAAGGGGAtcaggaagagaagaaagaagagaacacTAAAGAGGAGCCTACTTCATCTGGTGATGAGAGCGCGAGTAAACAAGGGGaccaagaagagaagaaagacgaGAAAACTAAAGAAGAGTCTACTTCATCTGGTGATGAGAGTTCGACCAAACAAGAGGACCAGGAAGAGAGGAAAGAAGAGACTGCTTCATCTGGCGAGACAAAAAGTGAGACCGAAGGTGGGGAAAATAAAAACGATGACTCCAAGTCAGAGAATGGTGATGAAAATGATTTGGGTGAGAAAAAAGATTTGAAAGACCACCCAGATGAAGAAAATCCTGAGTCCAAGTCAGAGAATGGTTTTGATGGAAGTGATTTGGGTGAGAAAAAAGATTTGAAAGACCACCCAGATGAAGAAAATCCTGACTCCAAtgataaccaaaccaaacccgagACGGAGGACAACGAGTCTGgtgaaaaccaaaagaaaactaCAGCTGATGAAAGTGAGAAAAAGTCCAGTGATGATGATACAGAGGCAAAAGGTGATAAAGAAACCAAAACAGGCAATGAAGGAGCTGAAACGAAGACCGAGAAGGAAAGCACCGAGACAATTGTGGAGCAAGAGAGTATAGCTAAAAACGAGACATCAGGGGATCTTTCGCCTCCTGTGGCACAGTTAGAGCTACTGAATGAAACTACCGCACAAAATGGTTCATTTACAACCCAGGCAACGGAGTCCAAAAATGAGAAAGAAGCTCAGAAGGGTTCTGGTGATCAAGTTGATTTCAAATGGACACTCTGCAATACAACTGCCGGACCGGATTACATTCCCTGTCTCGATAATGTGCAAGCCATTAAGAGTCTTAAGACTACTAAACATTATGAGCATCGTGAGAGGCATTGCCCAGTCACCCCACCCACCTGCCTTGTTCCTTTGCCTGAAGGATACAAGCGGCCAATTGAGTGGCCCAAAAGTCGAGAAAAG ATTTGGTACACTAACGTCCCTCATACCAAGCTTGCTGAGTATAAGGGGCATCAAAATTGGGTTAAAGTTACCGGTGAGTTTCTAACTTTCCCTGGAGGAGGAACCCAATTCAAGCATGGTGCTCTTCATTACATCGACTTTATACAGGAG TCTGTCCCTGATATTTCTTGGGGTAAACGCTCTCGAGTGGTCTTGGATGTTGGATGTGGTGTTGCAAGCTTTGGAGGTTTCCTCTTTGACAGAGACGTGACCACCATGTCCCTGGCGCCTAAAGATGAACATGAAGCTCAAGTGCAATTTGCTCTTGAGAGAGGCATTCCCGCCATTTCTGCGGTGATGGGCACTACAAGGCTACCTTTCCCTGGCAGAGTCTTTGACATTGTTCACTGTGCTCGCTGTAGAGTGCCATGGCACATAGAAG GTGGAAAACTCCTTCTGGAGCTTAACCGTGTATTGAGACCCGGTGGCTTCTTTGTGTGGTCTGCTACTCCAGTTTATCAGAAGAAGACCGAAGATGTTGAAATATGGGAAG CTATGACTGAACTCACTAAGAAAATGTGTTGGGAACTCATATCCATCAACAAGGACAAAATCAACGGAGTTGGTGTAGCTACTTACAAAAAGCCCACTTCAAACGAATGCTACAAAAGCAGATCAGAACAGCAACCTCCGATATGTGCGGACTCTGATGACCCGAATGCATCTTG GAAGGTGCCACTTGAAGCATGCATGCACACAGCACCAGAAGACACAACGCAGCGTGGATCTCAGTGGCCCGAGCAGTGGCCAGCGAGATTAGAGAAACCACCATTCTGGTTATCAAGTTCCCAGACCGGAGTTTATGGAAAAGCAGCACCAGATGATTTCAGCGCTGATTATGAGCACTGGAAACGTGTAGTGACCAAATCATACCTTAATGGTCTAGGAATTAACTGGGCATCTGTTAGAAATGTCATGGACATGAAAGCCGTTTATGGAGG ATTTGCAGCGGCTCTAAGAGACTTGAAAGTGTGGGTGATGAATGTGGTTCCAATAGATTCACCAGATACACTAGCAATAATCTATGAACGAGGACTCTTCGGTATCTACCATGACTGGTGTGAATCTTTCAGCACTTATCCGAGATCATACGATCTCGTTCACGCTGATCATCTATTGTCCAAACTCAAACAAAG GTGCAATCTAACGGCGATTGTTGCGGAAGTGGATCGGGTTCTGAGACCGGAAGGGACACTAATAGTCCGAGACGATGCAAAAACCGTACAAGAAGTGGAAGCAATGGTGAAAGCAATGAAATGGGAAGTTCATATGACTTACTCTAAAGGCAAAGAAGGTTTGCTTTCTGTTCAAAAGTCAATTTGGCGACCCGAAGATGTACAAACTCTCACTTACGCTATTGCCGCTTGA
- the LOC106348085 gene encoding protein trichome birefringence-like 14 isoform X1, translating into MLGGKSYILRGSVSLALVTLILLVITLLVSEDNPLHTSLFDVKRQFTASSSSAVCNFAKGKWVKHKNRPLYSGFECKQWLSTMWSCRVMGRPDFSFEGYRWQPQGCNMPHFDRFTFLKRMQNKTIAFIGDSLGRQQFQSLMCMATGGEDSPEVQNVGWEYGLVKPKGAIRPDGWAYRFPTTNTTILYYWSASLSDLVPMNNTDPPRLTAMHLDRPPAFMRNYLHRFDVLVLNTGHHWNRGKIEGNHWVMHVNGTQVEGEFLKDIKEAKDFTIRSVAKWLDAQLPLHPQLKAFFRTISPRHFRNGDWNTGGNCNNTVPLSRGSEITGDADGSVDKTVESAVNGTRIKILDITALSELRDEAHISGSKLKPRKPKKVSNVTSTPPIVNDCLHWCLPGIPDTWNELFIAQI; encoded by the exons ATGCTTGGTGGTAAAAGTTACATACTCAGAGGCAGTGTATCACTTGCCTTGGTCACCCTCATCCTTTTGGTGATTACCCTCCTCGTCTCCGAGGATAACCCGCTTCATACTTCTCTCTTTGATGTTAAACGTCAGttcacagcttcttcttcttc tgcAGTTTGTAACTTTGCAAAGGGGAAATGGGTTAAACACAAGAACCGACCATTGTATTCTGGTTTTGAATGCAAACAGTGGTTGTCAACCATGTGGTCCTGTAGAGTAATGGGCAGGCCAGATTTCTCATTTGAGGGTTACAGGTGGCAACCGCAAGGTTGCAACATGCCACACTTTGATAGATTCACCTTCTTGAAAAG aaTGCAGAATAAGACGATAGCATTTATAGGAGACTCGTTGGGACGGCAACAGTTTCAGTCTCTCATGTGTATGGCCACTGGTGGTGAAGATAGCCCAGAGGTTCAAAACGTGGGATGGGAGTACGGTTTGGTGAAACCCAAAGGAGCTATTCGTCCTGATGGTTGGGCTTATCGGTTCCCCACCACAAACACAACCATCTTATACTATTGGTCAGCTAGTTTATCAGATTTAGTACCCATGAACAACACTGATCCACCTCGTCTTACTGCAATGCATCTAGACCGTCCACCAGCGTTCATGAGAAACTATCTCCACCGTTTCGACGTATTGGTTCTAAACACAGGTCACCACTGGAACAGAGGCAAGATCGAAGGAAACCACTGGGTGATGCACGTGAACGGCACACAAGTCGAAGGAGAGTTTCTCAAGGACATCAAAGAGGCTAAAGATTTCACAATACGCAGCGTTGCGAAGTGGCTAGACGCACAGCTTCCGTTGCATCCGCAGTTAAAAGCTTTCTTTAGGACGATATCTCCGAGGCATTTTAGAAACGGAGATTGGAACACAGGTGGGAACTGTAACAACACGGTTCCTTTGTCTAGAGGAAGCGAGATCACAGGGGATGCTGATGGATCGGTTGATAAGACGGTGGAGAGTGCTGTGAATGGGACAAGGATCAAGATTCTTGACATAACTGCACTCTCTGAGCTGAGAGATGAAGCTCATATCTCAGGGTCTAAACTCAAACCAAGAAAACCTAAAAAGGTTAGTAACGTGACGTCCACTCCTCCGATTGTCAACGATTGCTTGCATTGGTGCTTACCTGGGATACCTGATACTTGGAATGAACTATTCATAGCTCAGATTTAA